Proteins encoded together in one Xyrauchen texanus isolate HMW12.3.18 chromosome 50, RBS_HiC_50CHRs, whole genome shotgun sequence window:
- the LOC127641245 gene encoding DNA replication licensing factor mcm2 has translation MADSSESFHMATSPSRGSRRGDLTSSPGRDLPPFEDESEGLLGENIPHEEEEDGDGEELIGEGMERDYRVIPELDRYEEEGLDEDEDLSELSPGARAAAEEAMRRRDREQGLGRIGRGLLYDSEDEDDERPTKRRRRLAEMAAEGVMAEGEDEEMIESIENLEDMKGHTVREWVSMAAPRLEIYHRFKNFLRTHVDEHGHNVFKERISDMCKENKESLLVNYEELASREHVLAYFLPEAPAEMLKIFDEAAKEVVLAMYPKYDRIAHEIHVRIGNLPLVEELRSLRQLHLNQLIRTSGVVTCCTGVLPQLGMVKYNCNKCNFILGPFFQSQNQEVKPGSCPECQSLGPFDINMEQTVYQNYQRITIQESPGKVAAGRLPRSKDAILLADLVDTCKPGDEIELTGIYHNNYDGSLNMANGFPVFATVILANHIARKDVGVAVAELTDEDVKAIVALSKDERIGERIFASIGPSIYGHEDIKRGLALALFGGEAKNPGGKHKVRGDINVLLCGDPGTAKSQFLKYVEKVASRAVFTTGQGASAVGLTAYVQRHPVSREWTLEAGALVLADRGVCLIDEFDKMNDQDRTSIHEAMEQQSISISKAGIVTSLQARCTVIAAANPIGGRYDPSLTFSENVDLTEPIISRFDVLCIVRDTVDPVQDEMLARFVVGSHIKHHPSNKEGGVAGLEEVVLPNTFDVPLIPQELLRKYIMYSKERVRPKLNQMDQDKVARIYSELRKESMATGSIPITVRHIESMIRMAEAHARMHLRDYVLEDDVNMAIRVMLESFIDTQKFSVMRSMRKTFARYLAFRRDNNELLLFILKQLISEQVAYQRNRYGAQQDNIEIAEKDLVDKARQINIHSLSAFYDSEVFRSNKFSHDVKKKLIVQQF, from the exons ATGGCG GATTCATCAGAATCATTTCACATGGCCACCAGCCCCAGTCGGGGCTCCCGGCGGGGTGACCTGACCTCCAGCCCCGGCCGAGATCTGCCCCCATTTGAGGACGAGTCCGAAGGGCTGTTGGGAGAGAATATTCCtcacgaggaggaggaggatggagACGGAGAGGAGCTGATCGGAGAAGGGATGGAGAG GGACTACCGTGTCATCCCTGAGCTGGACCGTTATGAAGAGGAGGGTCTGGATGAGGATGAAGATCTCAGTGAGCTCTCTCCTGGTGCTCGAGCGGCCGCTGAAGAGGCCATGAGGCGGCGAGACCGAGAACAAGGCTTGGGACGCATCGGACGTGGACTGCTCTACG ACAGTGAAGACGAGGATGATGAACGTCCCACGAAGAGGCGCCGGCGTCTAGCGGAGATGGCAGCCGAAGGCGTCATGGCGGAGGGCGAAGACGAAGAGATGATTGAAAGTATCGAGAACCTTGAGGACATGAAGGGTCACACGGTCAGAGAGTGGGTTTCCATGGCGGCACCGCGACTGGAGATCTACCATCGCTTTAAGAACTTCCTGCGGACACATGTGGACGAGCACGGACACAATGTCTTCAAAGAGCGCATCAGCGACATGTGCAAAG AAAATAAGGAGAGCTTGTTGGTGAACTATGAGGAGTTGGCATCCAGGGAGCATGTGTTGGCGTATTTCCTGCCAGAGGCGCCTGCGGAAATGTTGAAGATCTTTGACGAAGCCGCAAAAGAGGTCGTGCTGGCCATGTACCCCAAATATGACCGTATCGCGCACGAAATTCACGTCCGCATTGGTAATCTGCCGCTGGTGGAGGAACTTCGATCACTCAG ACAGCTTCACCTGAATCAGTTGATCCGCACCAGTGGTGTTGTGACCTGCTGTACTGGAGTTTTACCGCAGCTCGGTATGGTCAAATACAACTGTAACAAGTGTAACTTCATTCTGGGTCCGTTCTTCCAGTCGCAAAACCAGGAAGTGAAGCCCGGCTCCTGTCCGGAGTGTCAGTCCCTCGGCCCGTTTGACATAAACATGGAACAG ACCGTTTATCAGAACTACCAGCGCATCACCATACAGGAGAGTCCCGGGAAAGTCGCTGCTGGTCGTCTGCCTCGTTCCAAAGATGCCATTCTGCTGGCCGACTTAGTGGACACCTGCAAACCTGGAGATGAGATT GAGCTGACGGGAATCTACCACAATAATTATGACGGTTCTCTGAACATGGCCAATGGATTCCCCGTCTTTGCCACTGTAATCCTGGCCAATCACATTGCTCGTAAGGATGTGGGCGTGGCCGTGGCAGAGCTCACAGATGAAGACGTCAAGGCCATCGTAGCTCTGTCTAAAGACGAACGCATCGGAGAAAGA ATTTTCGCCAGTATTGGTCCTTCTATTTATGGGCATGAGGATATCAAACGTGGCCTGGCGCTCGCTCTATTCGGTGGCGAGGCCAAGAATCCAG GTGGGAAGCACAAGGTGCGTGGCGATATTAACGTCCTCCTGTGTGGAGATCCAGGCACCGCTAAATCCCAGTTCCTGAAGTACGTGGAGAAGGTGGCGAGCCGTGCGGTCTTCACTACGGGTCAGGGCGCCTCCGCTGTGGGTCTGACCGCTTACGTGCAGCGTCACCCGGTGAGCCGCGAGTGGACGCTGGAGGCGGGAGCGCTGGTGCTGGCGGACCGAGGAGTCTGTCTCATCGATGAGTTTGATAAG ATGAACGATCAGGACCGGACCAGCATCCATGAGGCCATGGAGCAGCAGAGCATCTCTATTTCTAAAGCTGGTATCGTCACATCGCTGCAGGCGCGCTGCACTGTCATCGCCGCTGCCAATCCCATCG gtGGGCGATACGATCCGTCTCTCACATTCTCCGAGAACGTGGACCTGACCGAGCCCATCATTTCTcgatttgatgtgttgtgcatcgTAAGAGACACCGTCGATCCAGTGCAG GATGAGATGCTGGCTCGTTTTGTGGTGGGCAGCCACATCAAACATCACCCTAGCAACAAAGAAGGGGGCGTGGCCGGACTGGAAGAAGTGGTGCTCCCCAACACCTTCGATGTCCCGCTCATTCCTCAAGAGCTGCTCAGGAAGTACATCATGTACTCCAAAGAGCGTGTGCGGCCCAAACTCAATCAGATGGACCAAGATAAGGTGGCTAGAATTTACAGCGAGCTTCGAAAAGAGTCCATG GCTACAGGCAGTATCCCAATTACGGTGCGCCACATAGAGTCGATGATCCGCATGGCGGAGGCTCACGCTCGCATGCACCTGCGGGATTACGTTCTGGAGGACGACGTGAACATGGCCATCCGGGTGATGCTGGAGAGCTTCATCGACACGCAGAAGTTCAGTGTGATGAGGAGCATGAGGAAG ACGTTTGCGCGGTATCTGGCCTTCAGACGAGACAACAACGAGCTGTTGCTCTTCATCCTGAAGCAGCTGATTTCAGAACAGGTCGCGTATCAGCGCAATCGTTATGGAGCTCAGCAGGACAACATCGAGATTGCTGAAAAAGACCTGGTGGACAAG GCCCGACAAATCAACATCCACAGCCTGTCCGCGTTTTACGACAGCGAAGTGTTCCGCTCGAACAAATTCTCCCACGACGTCAAGAAAAAGCTCATCGTTCAGCAGTTCTAG
- the LOC127641421 gene encoding mitochondrial potassium channel-like, with amino-acid sequence MKFRGNTVFPSSYATCLYRHQVSGPVQWNLRRTYCTHQQSPKDEQSKITTVKDRTASALTFAGELGRQWGRNSVRTATASVNYWWGKYENFVGLNEVRDAQSQVTEAEKAFMIARGIVKEAHGSLEALQVRLKEVRDRLDRVSREEAHYLELATQEHKLLQEERRLRTAYENAEEGEREKFSHFSAAVRESHEKERTRAERTKNWSIIGSVLGTFIGVMGSTYINRVRLQELKSLLLEAQKGPVSLQEAIKIQSSMHKLQQDELSNLIESLRAAVKGGVKDIKVVKPALALPRPPAPVVVQPSTPSASEEAIKQILQHSQRAQGLIEVLKPQLEHLEENVGKVKTELQAVKMSLQSRPIEKPVIQTRDMKLLVCDTEIVIQGLGETENRLQAQINKTSLYNTVLTCAAFAVTVPVLYVLLRGT; translated from the exons ATGAAGTTCAGAGGGAACACTGTATTTCCAAGCAGCTATGCCACATGTCTCTATCGGCACCAGGTTTCTGGCCCGGTCCAGTGGAACCTCCGCAGAACATACTGCACCCACCAGCAGAGCCCGAAAGATGAGCAGAGTAAAATCACCACTGTTAAAGACCGTACAGCATCTGCATTAACATTTGCAGGAGAACTGGGGCGACAGTGGGGACGGAACTCTGTCAGAACCGCAACAGCGTCCGTCAACTACTGGTGGGGGAAGTATGAGAATTTTGTTGGGCTTAATGAAGTCAGAGATGCTCAGTCCCAGGTCACTGAG GCGGAGAAGGCCTTCATGATCGCCAGAGGAATCGTAAAAGAAGCTCACGGCAGTCTAGAAGCTCTGCAGGTTCGCCTGAAGGAAGTGAGGGACCGTCTTGACCGTGTGTCACGAGAGGAGGCACATTACCTGGAGTTAGCAACACAGGAACACAAGTTACTACAG GAAGAACGGCGTCTCAGAACGGCATATGAAAATGCAGAAGAAGGTGAGCGAGAGAAATTTTCTCACTTTTCCGCTGCCGTGCGTGAGAGCCATGAAAAAGAGAGGACTAGGGCGGAGCGCACTAAGAACTGGTCAATCATTGGCTCGGTGCTGGGCACCTTTATCGGGGTGATGGGCTCCACGTATATCAACAGGGTGCGCTTGCAGGAACTCAAGAGCTTGTTGCTGGAGGCCCAGAAGGGACCAGTGAGTCTTCAAGAAGCTATCAAGATCCAATCCAGCATGCACAAACTCCAACAAGATGAACTCAGCAACCTCATAGAATCACTCAGGGCGGCTGTTAAAGGCGGCGTAAAAGACATCAAAGTGGTCAAGCCAGCATTAGCCCTGCCAAGGCCGCCAGCACCTGTTGTAGTCCAACCTTCTACACCCAGTGCCTCAGAAGAAGCTATCAAACAGATTCTACAACACAGCCAAAGAGCTCAAGGGCTCATCGAAGTCCTCAAACCACAGCTGGAACACCTGGAGGAGAATGTTGGGAAAGTCAAGACTGAGCTGCAAGCTGTGAAGATGTCCCTGCAGTCTCGTCCCATTGAGAAACCAGTCATTCAAACCCGAGACATGAAGCTCTTAGTGTGTGATACTGAGATAGTCATCCAAGGCCTTGGTGAAACCGAGAATAGACTTCAGGCACAGATTAACAAGACAAGTCTATACAATACAGTCCTGACATGTGCTGCATTTGCAGTGACCGTGCCAGTTTTGTACGTCTTGTTGAGAGGTACTTGA
- the LOC127641425 gene encoding deoxyribonuclease gamma-like isoform X2: protein MKVASFNIQRFGKTKLSDPFVLKTLVKIVSRYDIIVILEVVDSSGDAVDNFLDELNGFNKTHHYTKEISTRLGRGHYKEQFMFIYRDNLVDLVGSYQYQDNQPGDDDAFAREPYILRFKCHETVMEDLVLMPVHTKPEDSVKELDELYDVFEDVKKKWKTDNIMILGDFNADGCYVSNKAMQKIRIRSDKNFHWLIDDDEDTTASTKNNNTYDRIVVYGDDMVNAVVPNSAKPFNFQMAYEITNEDALKVSDHYPVEVELKKRQKRKRKQTR from the exons ATGAAGGTCGCTTCTTTCAACATTCAGAGATTTGGGAAAACCAAACTCTCGGATCCATTCGTGCTGAAAACCCTGGTTAAG ATAGTGTCACGCTACGACATCATTGTTATTCTTGAGGTGGTGGATTCCAGTGGAGATGCTGTGGATAATTTTCTTGACGAGCTCAATGG GTTTAACAAGACACATCATTACACCAAAGAGATTAGCACACGCCTGGGACGAGGACATTACAAGGAACAGTTTATGTTCATTTACAG GGACAACCTGGTGGATTTGGTTGGGTCTTATCAATATCAAGACAATCAGCCTGGAGACGATGATGCGTTCGCAAGGGAACCCTACATTCTGAGATTCAAATGTCACGAAACAG TAATGGAAGATTTGGTGCTGATGCCCGTCCACACAAAACCTGAGGATTCAGTGAAGGAACTGGATGAACTGTACGATGTGTTTGAAGATGTTAAGAAGAAATGGAAGACTGAT AACATCATGATTTTGGGGGACTTCAATGCAGATGGCTGTTACGTGTCTAACAAGGCAATGCAGAAAATCAGAATCCGAAGTGATAAAAACTTTCACTGGCTGATCGATGATGATGAAGACACTACAGCCAGCACCAAAAACAACAATACTTACGACCG GATTGTGGTGTATGGAGACGATATGGTGAATGCTGTTGTTCCAAATTCTGCAAAACCGTTCAACTTCCAGATGGCTTACGAAATAACAAATGAGGAT GCGCTGAAAGTAAGTGATCACTACCCAGTAGAGGTGGAACTCAAGAAACGGCAAAAACGCAAACGTAAACAAACAC GTTAG
- the LOC127641425 gene encoding deoxyribonuclease gamma-like isoform X1, translating into MKVASFNIQRFGKTKLSDPFVLKTLVKIVSRYDIIVILEVVDSSGDAVDNFLDELNGFNKTHHYTKEISTRLGRGHYKEQFMFIYRDNLVDLVGSYQYQDNQPGDDDAFAREPYILRFKCHETVMEDLVLMPVHTKPEDSVKELDELYDVFEDVKKKWKTDNIMILGDFNADGCYVSNKAMQKIRIRSDKNFHWLIDDDEDTTASTKNNNTYDRIVVYGDDMVNAVVPNSAKPFNFQMAYEITNEDALKVSDHYPVEVELKKRQKRKRKQTRK; encoded by the exons ATGAAGGTCGCTTCTTTCAACATTCAGAGATTTGGGAAAACCAAACTCTCGGATCCATTCGTGCTGAAAACCCTGGTTAAG ATAGTGTCACGCTACGACATCATTGTTATTCTTGAGGTGGTGGATTCCAGTGGAGATGCTGTGGATAATTTTCTTGACGAGCTCAATGG GTTTAACAAGACACATCATTACACCAAAGAGATTAGCACACGCCTGGGACGAGGACATTACAAGGAACAGTTTATGTTCATTTACAG GGACAACCTGGTGGATTTGGTTGGGTCTTATCAATATCAAGACAATCAGCCTGGAGACGATGATGCGTTCGCAAGGGAACCCTACATTCTGAGATTCAAATGTCACGAAACAG TAATGGAAGATTTGGTGCTGATGCCCGTCCACACAAAACCTGAGGATTCAGTGAAGGAACTGGATGAACTGTACGATGTGTTTGAAGATGTTAAGAAGAAATGGAAGACTGAT AACATCATGATTTTGGGGGACTTCAATGCAGATGGCTGTTACGTGTCTAACAAGGCAATGCAGAAAATCAGAATCCGAAGTGATAAAAACTTTCACTGGCTGATCGATGATGATGAAGACACTACAGCCAGCACCAAAAACAACAATACTTACGACCG GATTGTGGTGTATGGAGACGATATGGTGAATGCTGTTGTTCCAAATTCTGCAAAACCGTTCAACTTCCAGATGGCTTACGAAATAACAAATGAGGAT GCGCTGAAAGTAAGTGATCACTACCCAGTAGAGGTGGAACTCAAGAAACGGCAAAAACGCAAACGTAAACAAACACGTAAGTAG